DNA from Deltaproteobacteria bacterium:
CAAAAGGGAAAGTTAAATCCTAATCTGCTCTAAAAATTTTTTCGCGTCAATACTTAATGGGTGCCACTCCTCATTTTTTTTGGAAACATAAATCCTCACTCATTAACCGGGCGGGAGGGTGATTCTTTTCCTTGACTTTCATGATTCTATAAAGTATGAATCAAGCATAAATACTGAAAAAGGCCATGGCTGTTTCAGGAAATGAAAAGCGGCCCAGAGGGAATGCGGATGGAAATCAAAAGTCAGCACAAAGGGCAAAAAGGATTGCGGGAGAAAGTCCTGGATGCGGGTCTTTGCACGAACTGCGGAGCTTGCACAAACCTTTGCCCTTATCATACTTCTTATCAGGACAACCCGATTCTCATAGACACTTGCGATCGGGAAGAGGGTCGATGCTATGCCTTTTGCCCCCGAACTTATACAGATTTACAGGCCCTGCGGCAAAACTTGTTCAACATTGATGAATTCACTCCAGAGCTGGGACCCTTCAAGGGACTCTATATGACCCGCGCAGCCGATCCCCAGGTGCGGCGATCGGCTCAGCACGGCGGGACGGTTACCACCCTTCTTGCTTTGGCTCTCCAGGAAGGTTTGATCGATGCGGCTGTCGTCGCCGAAGAGGGGGGAACCTTTTTACCCGCAGGAGTTGTAGCCAAAACACCCTCGGATTTGGTCAGGCGGGCCAGGAGCAAATTTGTGGTTTCTCCCAACGTGGCGACGTTCAACCAGGCGGCCAAAAGTGGATTGGAGAAGATCGGAGTGGTTGCCACTCCCTGCCAAGCACTGGCCTTGGCCAAGATGCGCCTTAAACCTTTGCCCTCAAAAGACAGCAACATCGATAAATTGCATCTTGTTATAGGCCTGTTCTGTGGCTGGGCTCTTTCCTGGCGTGAACTGAAAAGTTTGTTGCAGGGAAAGATGGGGAAAAATTCAATTGTCGGCTTGGACATTCCTCCCAGCAAGCATCATTCCATGGAAGTCCATACCCAAAACGGAATCATCGAGATTTCCCTGGATGAGGTTTTGCCAAGCGTCAGAAAGGCCTGCCAATACTGTTACGACCTGACAGCCGAATTCAGCGATGTATCGGTCGGTTCGGCACGCTTACCAGAAGGCTGGGAGGTGGCCCGGGGTTGGAATCAGGTGATTGTCCGAACTCAGATGGGCCAGGAGCTTATCGCTCTTGCCCGCTCTCGCGGCCTTCTGGAATTTCGCGACCTACCGGAAGGGAATTGGGAAAAACTGCAAAAAGCTTCCGTGAATAAAAAAAGGGCAGCCATCCAGAATCTGGTTCAGCGGAGCGGCAGCTCGAAGGATCTCTTATATTTGGATGGTCAGGACCCCGTATTACGAACGCTTATGGGGTAACCGGAATACTGGAAAAATGGAATAGGGGAAGGAATTTTGATCATGTCCATCATCGCTCTGGACGCACCCGGAAAAGAACTTTTACTCATGGGCAACGAAGCCATTGCCAGAGGGGCTTTAGAAGCCGGGGTCAAGGTGTGCACTGCTTATCCCGGAACACCTTCCACCGACATTATCGAGAATCTGGCCTCCGTAGCCAAGCCTATGGGACTTTACGTGGAATGGTCGATTAACGAAAAGGTCGCCTTGGAGGTTGCTTCCGCCGCAAGCTTTTCTGGATTGCGGGCGCTTTGTGCTATGAAGCAGAACGGATTGAACGTCGCTTCCGATTATTTGCTGAGCCTGAACCTTATCGGCATTGAAGCAGGCCTTCTTCTGGTGACCTGTGACGATCCTTCGGCCCATTCGAGCAGCACCGAACAGGATTCCAGACCTTTTGCCAAATTAGCCGATCTTCCTCTTCTTGAACCCTCCACCTCTCAGGAAGCGAAAGAGATGACCAAATGGGCCTTTGCCCTTTCGGAAGAAATGGGTATTGTTTGCCTGATGAGAGGTGTCACCCGTACTTCTCATGCCCGGGGAAACGTAACTTTGGGGCCGCTGCCTTCCCCTGACGGACGCAAGGCCTGGTTTGATAAAACGAGGCAGAGAAATACCCATCCGGTTTACCAAAAACACGACCAGCTCCACCGTAACCTGATTCGTCTCGAGGAAATTTTTGCAGCCTCTCCCTTCAACCAATATATAGGCCCGGAGCGACCCAAGGCTCTCATCATCACCTGTGGGAGTGGCTGGTTGTATAGCCAGGAAGCATTGGAGTTGCTCGGGTTGGAGGACGCCGTAGGGGTTCTCAAGATCGGGACCACCTGGCCTCTGCCAACGACAATGATCATCGAAAAGCTTGAAAAAACCCCAAAAGTTTTATTTGTCGAAGAAGTGGATTCCTTTTTGGAAGGTAACGTCAAAGAGCTGGCAGCTGATTTCTCCGGTCAAATCGGCCCTAAGACCTTCTTCGGCAAAAGGTCCCAACATATTCCTTTTTTTGGGGAGATGAATGCCGATCGGGTCATCGATGCCTTGGGGAAGATTTTTCAGGTGCGGTATCAAGCCCGCAGCCCGCGGTACGAAGCTCAGGCTGCCGAGGTGGCCGAGAAGATGCTTCCCAGCCGGGCTCTGGGATTTTGTCCGGGCTGC
Protein-coding regions in this window:
- a CDS encoding Coenzyme F420 hydrogenase/dehydrogenase, beta subunit C-terminal domain: MEIKSQHKGQKGLREKVLDAGLCTNCGACTNLCPYHTSYQDNPILIDTCDREEGRCYAFCPRTYTDLQALRQNLFNIDEFTPELGPFKGLYMTRAADPQVRRSAQHGGTVTTLLALALQEGLIDAAVVAEEGGTFLPAGVVAKTPSDLVRRARSKFVVSPNVATFNQAAKSGLEKIGVVATPCQALALAKMRLKPLPSKDSNIDKLHLVIGLFCGWALSWRELKSLLQGKMGKNSIVGLDIPPSKHHSMEVHTQNGIIEISLDEVLPSVRKACQYCYDLTAEFSDVSVGSARLPEGWEVARGWNQVIVRTQMGQELIALARSRGLLEFRDLPEGNWEKLQKASVNKKRAAIQNLVQRSGSSKDLLYLDGQDPVLRTLMG
- a CDS encoding thiamine pyrophosphate-dependent enzyme — encoded protein: MSIIALDAPGKELLLMGNEAIARGALEAGVKVCTAYPGTPSTDIIENLASVAKPMGLYVEWSINEKVALEVASAASFSGLRALCAMKQNGLNVASDYLLSLNLIGIEAGLLLVTCDDPSAHSSSTEQDSRPFAKLADLPLLEPSTSQEAKEMTKWAFALSEEMGIVCLMRGVTRTSHARGNVTLGPLPSPDGRKAWFDKTRQRNTHPVYQKHDQLHRNLIRLEEIFAASPFNQYIGPERPKALIITCGSGWLYSQEALELLGLEDAVGVLKIGTTWPLPTTMIIEKLEKTPKVLFVEEVDSFLEGNVKELAADFSGQIGPKTFFGKRSQHIPFFGEMNADRVIDALGKIFQVRYQARSPRYEAQAAEVAEKMLPSRALGFCPGCPHRASYWSIKNALQLDNRQGFATYDIGCYALGRGPAGYYLLKTGGAMGTGTGLASGFGKLASFGFDQPVVAMCGDSTFFHAAMPPLVNACYNKSNLVMVILDNSTTAMTGFQPHPGVGRNAMGEEVAPVDIEAVCRSFGAKVSVTDPFDLEGTKQKMLQALEDPVGAKVVIMRRQCQMLKGKEEKLPYQVRVNPEICIGDDCGCDRLCTRVFKCPGLMWDKKLAQARIDEVICVGCGVCADICPEKAIIKEEIR